The Reichenbachiella carrageenanivorans region CAGGTCATTGAAAAAATCAGGACAGTATGAACGGGTGCAGCCATGGCACTCCTGGAACTCTAATCACACCTTAGGTCGATTGTTTTTATTCGAATTGTCTAGGCATTCGGATCATCACTATATGGCTAGTCGCAAATATCAAATATTGCGACATCATGAAGCCAGCCCTCAGATGCCTACGGGCTATCCAGGCATGATGCTATTGTCTTTGGTGCCACCGCTTTGGTTTAAGATAATGCATGAGCAGATAGCCAATATTCAGCGAGTAGAAGGTTAGAGTTTAGCATACTTCTCTACAAACTCCAGTGCCCGTTCGTCCATCCATGATTTTTTATCGCCAAGGGAGAAAAAGCCTACATGGCCGCCTACTCTAGGAGTCTCTAAGTATAAGAAGTCATGATGTTTGCAGGTGGTATAGGGATAGCATTTTTCTCCAAGCATGGGGTCGTTTTTGGCATTTACGATCAAGGCAGGTATGCGGATGCTGGTGTAGTGCAGGTCTGAGGTGACCGTGCGATAAAAGTGCCTGCTATTTCTGAAGCCATGCAGGGGAGCGGTGTATCTTTCGTCGAACTGTCCAAAGGATACAATTTTGTCTATGTCGGTAAGGTCGATAGCATCGGGGTATTGCTCGTGTTTGAGTTTTACCTTCTTGATCATTTTTTTTAAAAACCGTTGTTTGAAAAACCAGTTTTCTCTGAAGGTGAGTTGGTGAGCACTGTCCCATAGATTGCAAGGTACAGAGAAGGTAGCTGCTGCTACGATGTGCTTTGGGACGTTGGGTCCATTTTCACCCAAGTATTTCAGGGTGGTGCTACCCCCCATAGAGAATCCTACAAGTACTATTTTTTTGTATTTTCTCGTATCTATCGCATGTGTGATGACTTGTTCTAGATCTTCTGTGTCGCCGTGATGATAGAGTCTTAGGTTTCGGTTCATTTCGCCACTGCACGAGCGATAATTCCATGCCAGTACGTCATAACCGTATTGGTTGAAGTGTCTGGCGCAGCTTTTTATGTAGTGCCTATCTGAGTTGCCCTCTAGTCCATGTGAGATAATAACGAGTCGTTCGTAGCCCGACTTTATCCAATCAAGATCTAAGAAATCGCCATCAGTTGTATTGATTCTTTCCCTTGTGTAATTGACCCCCTTTATTTTTCTAAACAAACTAGGAATAATGGTTTGCAGGTGACCATTTTTAACGAAGTCCCAAGACGATTGGTAAGATGAATAAACGATTAGTGGCATATTTCTCCTCACAATTTATATAAAGTTGCCAAGCTATTTCTTATAAAATTTGGAGTCATAGCTATGAGGTTAGAAAAGGATTGTTTTTTTCTACGTGCTTCTACGTAAAAAAGTAATTGTAATTGCGCTTTCTCAAACCATCATGCTATATTTTTGAGGGTTTAAAGGGAGAAAATATGACGGATTATATTCTAGGGATAGACATTGGAGGCACCAATACAAAATATGGTCTTGTAGACAGAAAAGGAAATGTGGTCAATGAGGGTGCATTTGCCACACATGCACATGAGAAAATAGAGATTTTCTTGAAAGAACTAAAAAAACATGTGCTTCCAAAACTAGAAGGAAAATCCGTGAAAGGGGTGGGTATAGGTGCCCCTAATGCCAATTATTTTGATGGTACCATCAAGCAAGCAGCTAATATTGTATGGGGAGATGATGTCCCGTTGAAAAAACTCATAGAAGACCTATTAGGCTTGCCAGCAGTACTGACCAACGATGCCAATGCGGCAGCGATGGGTGAAATGAAATTTGGAGGTGCTCAGGGTATGAAGAACTTTGTTGTTTTTACCTTAGGGACAGGCTTGGGCAGTGGACTAGTGGTCGATGGAAAAGTAGTCTACGGGCATAGTGGTTTCGCTGGCGAAATAGGACATGTTAGTGTCAATCCAGACGGGAGATATTGTGGTTGCGGTCGACGAGGTTGCTTAGAGACTTATGTGTCTGCTACTGGTATCAAAAAGACGGTGTTTAAAATGATGGCTGACTATACACGACCCAGTGTGCTAAGAGATGTGAGCTACAATGCCATGTCTGCCGAAATGATCACTAATGCAGCCAAAGATCATGATTATATAGCGATTAAAGCATTTGAATATACAGGTCAGATATTTGGACAAAAACTTGCAGATACTGTAGTGCACTCTAGCCCAGAGGCTATTTTCTTGTTTGGAGGGCTGGTTAATGCTGGCGACTATTTGATGGACCCTGCTACTTACTACATGGAGAAATTCATGTTTAAACCTTTCAAGAAATCAGTAAAACTTGTGCCTTCTTCTCTTATGGATCGCAATGCTGCCGTACTTGGTGCTGCGGCTTTGGGGTGGGAAGAGATTGATAAGGATAAGGTAATTGCCTAGTGCAATTATGTTATTGGATCAGAAAATATTGTCTATCCATGAATTTTAAACTGTCCCTGTTTGTCATACTTTTTTGCCTAGTTTATTCTGCCCATTCACAGCTGCTTTCGATCAAAGACGAACTTACTCAAGCACCCATTAAGCAAGCGAGTGTCCTCTTTCAAAATTCTAATAAAATAGTAACAACTGATGAATTTGGTCAGGTCTACCTAGGAGGTACTGCTAGCGAGCGAATGATCATTAGCCATCCATCTTATTCTTCTGTTCTAGTTTTTGATGTCAGTACAGACACGATAGTCTATCTAAGTGAGCCATTTTTAGAAATAGATGAAGTGGTGGTTTCGGCCAGTAAGTGGGAGCAAGATCGCTCAGAGGTACCTAATGAAATTCTGAGTATTTCTGCCAAGCAAATTGCACGCAACAACCCTCAGACATCTGCTGATATGCTAGGTCAGTCGGGGCAGGTCTTTATCCAGAAAAGTCAGATGGGGGGAGGTAGCCCTATGATTCGCGGCTTTTCGGCTAATGCCGTACTCATTATGATGGATGGGATTCGGATTAACAATGCAATCTATAGAGGAGGCAATCTTCAGAATGTAATCATGTTAGACCCAAACCTGTTGTCGGAGTCAGAAGTGATTTTTGGTCCAGGGTCGTCCATGTATGGTAGCGATGCTTTGGGAGGAGTCATGGATTTTCATACCTTGAGACCGAGTTTTACAGATGACAAGTCATTTGAGTCACACGGGACTGGTATGATGCGATTTTCTTTGGCTAACCTAGAGCGAACAGGCCATTTTCATCTCAATATTCAAAACAAAAAATGGAGCAATACCTTCGGAGTCACATTCAGCGAGTATGATGACCTGCGAGAGGGAAGCAACCGGACTTCAAAATTTCCAGATT contains the following coding sequences:
- a CDS encoding YheT family hydrolase, with translation MPLIVYSSYQSSWDFVKNGHLQTIIPSLFRKIKGVNYTRERINTTDGDFLDLDWIKSGYERLVIISHGLEGNSDRHYIKSCARHFNQYGYDVLAWNYRSCSGEMNRNLRLYHHGDTEDLEQVITHAIDTRKYKKIVLVGFSMGGSTTLKYLGENGPNVPKHIVAAATFSVPCNLWDSAHQLTFRENWFFKQRFLKKMIKKVKLKHEQYPDAIDLTDIDKIVSFGQFDERYTAPLHGFRNSRHFYRTVTSDLHYTSIRIPALIVNAKNDPMLGEKCYPYTTCKHHDFLYLETPRVGGHVGFFSLGDKKSWMDERALEFVEKYAKL
- a CDS encoding ROK family protein produces the protein MTDYILGIDIGGTNTKYGLVDRKGNVVNEGAFATHAHEKIEIFLKELKKHVLPKLEGKSVKGVGIGAPNANYFDGTIKQAANIVWGDDVPLKKLIEDLLGLPAVLTNDANAAAMGEMKFGGAQGMKNFVVFTLGTGLGSGLVVDGKVVYGHSGFAGEIGHVSVNPDGRYCGCGRRGCLETYVSATGIKKTVFKMMADYTRPSVLRDVSYNAMSAEMITNAAKDHDYIAIKAFEYTGQIFGQKLADTVVHSSPEAIFLFGGLVNAGDYLMDPATYYMEKFMFKPFKKSVKLVPSSLMDRNAAVLGAAALGWEEIDKDKVIA